Genomic window (Equus asinus isolate D_3611 breed Donkey chromosome 13, EquAss-T2T_v2, whole genome shotgun sequence):
AGAAGCTGAGAGGTCAGAGGAGCTGGGTCAGGGGGAAGAGGAAGCCAagccagagggaagagcatggaGTGCCCGCTCTTGGGAGAGTGGGGGGCCGGGGtcctgggagcagagggacagaACCTCGCGTCCTGCAGCCCCTCGCTCCCTCCTGCAGGGCACTGTCAGCTCTTTCCTCCTCTGGGCGCCGAAGACAAAGGCAGGGGATGCCGGGCATGTTCAAGGCTTACGGGTCTCCGAAGTGCGGCGAATGGAGGTGGTAGTTGTGGTGCTGGTGTTTCCTGGGAATGGAGGAAGTGAGAGACACTCAGGCTGGGGAAGACCCACCTCAGGAGGGCCCCAACCCCTAACTGCTCAGGTGGGGCTGAACTGCCAAAGGTGGCTTACTCCAGACAACCCAGGCTCCACTGGGCAGAACcatctattttgaaagaaaaactaaCAACTAACGAGCGAATGAccactcctgccccagccccctccctccctacACTGgggggcccagccctgccccccacccaccccccagggCAGTGAAAGGAGCCTGCCCACCTCTCACCCTGGGTGGTTTCCTTACCTGCTGAGGAGATGAAGCCGGTCatcctgggggagaggagagaggcagccatGAGCCGAGGGCAACTGGGACAGGTGCTTATCTGTCCTCCGGATGCAGTGACTCAGACCATCATCTGGAGCCCCTGGGTTGGGTGTTTTTACCTAGCTGTGTTCCCAGCCCAAGCGGCAGCAGCATCAGGTGCCTGCCAggcctgcctgtctgtctgtctgtctgtctgtgagGCTTCGGGAGGAGATATTATTTGCCCCAAGATCCAGGACATTTGCCGGAAGTGTTGTCCTCCTCCTGGTTCGCTCagcctccccctacccccccacCCCTGGGCCCACAAGGATGGCCTGGTCTCTGCAAATGGCCTGAAGCAATTAAATCGCCATTTCAATAGCTTCGTTGGGCTGACTTGAACCAAGCGAATGTTGTTCCAATATGAGATGTCCTCTCCGTGGTCCCCACTCATGCCAGTCTAATCCAGAGGCTCAAACGAGAAAGTTTAAAGGTAGTGACTCTGCCTCCTGCTGAGGAAATGCCCCCACAGCCTGGTCCAAGGGGACAGCAGAGCTCTGGTCCTGGAACTTCATCCAGGCTGTTTAAGCCCAGACGGGTCCCTCCCCTCTGGGACATGAAGAGGCTCATCTCAAAGGCCCTTCCTGAGGGTCCTGCAGACACTTTCCCAAGAGAGAGGCCGGTGAGGACCTACTTGGCGTCCTGGCCCTCCAGCAGGCTGCGGTAGGTGGCGATCTCCTGCTCCAGCCGCGTCTTGATGTCCAGCAGCATCTTGTACTCCTGGTTCTGGCACTCCATCTCACTGCGGAGCTCGCTCAGCTGGTCCTCGATGCTGCTGATAAGCCCCTGGATCTGCTGCAGCTGCAGGGCGTAGCGGCACTCGGTCTCCGCCACCGTGCTCTCCAATCCGGCTTTCTGGTGAGGCAACGGAGAAGAAGTTATGAGGGGAGCCAGGCCATCAGGAGACCTAGAGGTGGTGGCCGCGGGGCAGGGGTCAGCAGGTGTACCATGCTAAGCTGGGACTGCAGCTCGATCTCCAGGCTCTGGAGAGTGCGCCTGAGCTCCGTGATCTCTGTCTTGCTGGTCTGAATCAAGGCAGTGCTGGTAGACACCTCTTTGTTGAGCTCTGCACTCTGAAATTCAAGCAGGAGGAGAGTGATGGAGGAGCCCGGCTGGAAGGCTCTGCAGCCCCTGGCTACGTAGGGTAAGACGGCCGGGTACCTTGCTGTGGAACCATTCCTCGGCATCCCGGCGGTTCTTCTCCGCCAAGGCCTCGTACTGCTCCCTCATCTCCGCCAGCACGCGGGTCAGGTCAATGCCCGGAGTGGCGTCCATCTCCACGTTGACCTGGCCTACCACCTGGTTGCTGAACTCCTTCATCTCCTGTGGGGATGGGAAGGGAAGATGTGTGAAGCccctcatcctccctctccttggCTCTGAACGCTACTGGAGTGTTCCAGAAAGGGCTTCCAGGTCCCACAGTCCCTAAGTTTGGCTGCAGCAAAAGACTCCTCTTTCTCACTGGGGGTGACTCAGCCATGGCAGGCCCATGATCCCCTCTAACCTCCTCGTGGTTCTTCTTCATGTAGGCCAGCTCCTCGTTCAGGCTCTCGATCTGCATCTCCAGGTCGGTCTTGGACAAGGTCAGCTCGTCTAGCACCCGGCGCAGGCCGTTGATGTCGGCCTCCACGCTCTGGCGCAGGGTCAGCTCGTTCTCATACCTGAAGGATTTTTTTAGTTGAAAAAGCAACACAGAAATGATATTAGACCTTTCCCTTGCCCCTGCCCTGCACTCAGCTAGTTTTCCAAGACCTTTCACTCCTAGGATGCTCCAGTTTCATTGTTTAGATGAGCATTTGTATAAAACAAAAGACGCTGGGAAAGGTGAATGAGGCGAATAAACTCACTTGAGCCTGAAGTCGTCCGCAGCCAGCCTGGCATTGTCAATCTCCAGGATGACCCGGTTGTTGTCGATGGTGGCCGCCAGGATCTGCAAAATACAGAAGGTGGCTGCTGGAGTGGAGGGATCCACAAGCTTGGGGAGGAATCCACAAGCTTGGGGAGGAGGACCGAGAATACATGGGCAGGACTGGTTGTCGTCAGCCTCTGCCCCTTCGCTGTCCCCATGAGCTGGGCCTCGGTTCCTCTTCTGTCAAGTGAGGGGCGGGGCTGGAGCCCTTCCGTGTACTGTCACTCTAGCATTCTAGGTCTGGTGGTGATGGGGAAGACAGGGATTCACATTTCAAAGGAACAACCCCCCTGAGGACATCCTTGGCTACTCATGTCTCCACAGCCCCAGACTAGAACCTCTCCAGGCCACTGTCTTGAGAGCCTTCTCCTTCAGGTCGGGAGGGAGTCAGCCTTGCTCCACTGTTCATAATAACCTCACGGGAGCTGGCCTCCCAGCTGAGAAGAGGGGAAAACCAACAAATACTCCCATCCATTTGATTCCTTGTCTAAACTCTTATATTCCAAGGCACTTAAAATCCATCCCACATAGCTGGGACTCAGCCTAGGCAAGTGGACTTCTGTTCTAACAAGCTGGCATCACAGCGTGATGGACAGGCCCTGACGGAAGGAGTCTCCGTTTAGCGCTGCCTGAGCCCCCACCGCCATCTCCCCAACCTGGTCATAGCCGATTGAGAATATCGATTTAAATGGGGCCCCTACCAAACAAAATAGTATTCCCAGAGCCGTGCGTGAACATGTATCCCTTTCTCTGTTGATTTTAGACGTTCTTAGTGGCTTTTAAAACTGTCATGGTTTCCAAATAACTCAGGAGGTTAGGATTATAGGGATTGAGTCACTAATAACATAACTGTTTAGCAAGCAGTAAAAATGTTGACATgagtaataacaacaataaaaatgaatagcgAGAGGAAAGGCACTTAGGAAGTATGGGCAAGAGAAAGCCCATCAGAAGTAGAGATGCTCAGCAGTAAAAGGCTAGAACTTTCCCCAGCAGGAAGGGTGAGAATCCCATCCACACTGCCTCTTCTGGCCCCCTGGAATACTGTGTTGTCTCCTGGCCTTTGTGGCTCTGCCCTGCACAGAGGAGCCCTCCTTGACAACGAAGGTCTCACCTTGTCCCGCAGCTCCTCGATGGTCTTGAAGTAGGGGCTGTAGTCACGCTCCGGGCTGGCCGGGCTCTGCTTCTGGTACCAGTCTCGGATCTTCACCTCCAGGTCGGCATTGGCCTCCTCCAGGGCGCGCACCTTGTCCAGGTAGGAGGCCAGGCGGTCGTTGAGGTTCTGCATAGTGATCTTCTCGTTGCCGGAGAGGAGGCCACCATCGCCACCACGGAAGTCACCAAAGCCACCGCCAAAACCCCCACCACAGCCACCTCCAAAGCCACCTCCAAAGCCACCTCCAAAGCCACCTCCAAAGCCACCGCCGAAGCCACTGCCAAAACCACCGCCGAAACCACTACCAGCCCCTCCACCGAAGCCGCAGCTCACGCCACCCCCGTAGCCTCCAGCTGATCCCCCGGAGACACAGCGGGTTGAGCAGGTAGAGACACTGCGGCCCCCTCCCAGCTGGCAAGAGCCACCCCCGAAACCGCCCCCATAGCTGGCGGCAGAGCTCTGCAGGCGACTGGCCATGGTGATAGCAAGATGGAGAGCAGGAGTGGACACGAGCTTGGCTTGGCCTGGGCCGAGGACTGTGGCTCTGCCTAGAGCGGATGCCTTTTATACAGCCTCCACGGGGGGTTGGACAACTGCcccatcttctctcctcccttccccaccctctgACTGGTGCcaactgcatttttttctttcccacaaGCCCAGTCACCTCTGCTCTCCAGGGTGGGTTGTGCCTTTGGTggggtggcttttttttttaagccttaaCAAAAAGGATGATTCAGAGGGAACAGAGTTCTGCCTGAGACTCTCCTTTTGACAGGTGAATTCTGTTTCACCTCTCCACTTAGGGAACTCACTCCCACAGCCTCTCAGCCCAACCCAGTGTCCAAGGGGGATCGAGCTGCACGGGTCTGCCCAGGAGCCTCTcgaaggaagggctggctgcAAAGTGGCCCAGTGTTTGGCGAGGTCTCTGCAGCCCTCAGCCTCCCTTCTTTCTACTCCTAAAAGAAGACTGGAATGTTCTGCATCCTTCTTAGCATTTCGTCTACTCCACTGCTCCTAGAGACCCTGATGACAAATTTCACTTGGTCCTGTGGAATCAACTACCTTGAAAGTGTTTAGGCTGAGAAGAAAATGGCTCCAAGAACATCAGATAAAATCACAGTGGCAAGGAACCTTAGAGACCATCCAACACAGCTGGGGAAAATGAGGCATAGAAAGAGGAAACCCCCTGCACATTATAATAGCTATCCTCTCAGATGCCCCACTACAGGCAGACACTGGGCTCGAGCTTTACACGCACCATCTCACTTCATCTTTGCAGCAGCCCACTGGGGTCCTACTATCATCCCCATGTTACATGTAGAGAAACAGAGCCTTAAAGTATGGGACTGGAACCCAAGCCTGGTTCTGTCTGACACCAAGGCTCATGTTTTAGGTGTATGTTTCATACATGAAAATGTACAACTCACGTGTCCAGCTTAATGCATTGTACCTCTGCATGAAGTACTCAGCGTGTGTCCACCCATGAAACCACCACTGGGCACATTCCCAGCACCCATAAAGCTCCTTGTACCTTTCCCCAGTCAGTTACCCACACCCGAGGCCCCTAACATAACCCTGATTCCAACTTCTGTCACCACAGATCTATTCAGAGGCTCTCAGCCAGGGACtattttgctccccaggggacatctgacaatgtctggagacactttggTTGTCACAACGGGAGATGCTACTGGTATGTGGAggatagagaccagggatgccGCTTCACGTACTaccatgcacaggacagcccccaaaaCAGGGAATTCTCTAGGCCGAAAGGTCAAGGATGCCCTGGTTGGGCAGCCCTGGATCAGCCTGACCTACGTGTGTAATCACCCCTCTACATCAGCTGCCTCAGAGGCACAGCAAGTCCAGAGAGAAAGTCTTGCAATACCTGAGCGGGGCCCCTTCTAGCCCCCAACCACATGACATCTGTCTTAGCTCATGCGTGTTTGACCAAGAGACCACGTAGGAGACTATGACCCAGGGTCTCTGCCGAGGAGCCTGGGACGTGGCTGAAACTCAGGCACTGCTCAGTAACCCTGCCAGAGGAGGCCTCAGCACTcaggc
Coding sequences:
- the LOC106826300 gene encoding keratin, type I cytoskeletal 13, whose amino-acid sequence is MASRLQSSAASYGGGFGGGSCQLGGGRSVSTCSTRCVSGGSAGGYGGGVSCGFGGGAGSGFGGGFGSGFGGGFGGGFGGGFGGGFGGGCGGGFGGGFGDFRGGDGGLLSGNEKITMQNLNDRLASYLDKVRALEEANADLEVKIRDWYQKQSPASPERDYSPYFKTIEELRDKILAATIDNNRVILEIDNARLAADDFRLKYENELTLRQSVEADINGLRRVLDELTLSKTDLEMQIESLNEELAYMKKNHEEEMKEFSNQVVGQVNVEMDATPGIDLTRVLAEMREQYEALAEKNRRDAEEWFHSKSAELNKEVSTSTALIQTSKTEITELRRTLQSLEIELQSQLSMKAGLESTVAETECRYALQLQQIQGLISSIEDQLSELRSEMECQNQEYKMLLDIKTRLEQEIATYRSLLEGQDAKMTGFISSAGNTSTTTTTSIRRTSETRKP